A genomic window from Xenorhabdus cabanillasii includes:
- the radC gene encoding RadC family protein, whose protein sequence is MDITIVEKDDELHSDLAPREKLLAYGAVALTDAELLAIFLRTGARGVPVVKMAEHLLQSFGSLYHLLSADYADFCAHKGMGVCKYVQLQAVSELAKRFFSGQFIHEDVMSSPAATQSYLQDLLSWQDREVFVVLFLTNQNKVICHDEMFKGTINKVEVHPREIVRQAVKVNAASIILAHNHPSGNPEPSLADKLVTEKIIDACNLVGVKVLDHIVIGKQYCVSFMERGWI, encoded by the coding sequence ATGGATATCACAATAGTGGAAAAAGACGATGAATTGCATTCAGATCTTGCTCCCCGAGAGAAATTGCTGGCGTATGGTGCGGTTGCTCTGACGGATGCGGAGTTGTTGGCCATATTTTTACGCACAGGAGCCAGAGGTGTGCCTGTTGTGAAAATGGCGGAACATCTGCTGCAATCATTTGGCTCATTGTACCATTTGCTTTCTGCCGATTATGCTGATTTTTGTGCACATAAAGGAATGGGAGTGTGCAAATATGTTCAGTTACAGGCAGTTTCTGAATTGGCAAAGCGTTTTTTCTCCGGCCAATTTATCCATGAAGATGTTATGAGTAGCCCTGCCGCGACTCAAAGTTATTTGCAGGATTTATTGTCCTGGCAGGATCGGGAAGTTTTTGTCGTGCTGTTTTTGACAAATCAGAATAAAGTGATTTGTCACGATGAAATGTTCAAGGGAACGATAAACAAAGTTGAAGTTCATCCGCGTGAAATTGTAAGACAGGCGGTTAAAGTTAATGCAGCATCTATTATTCTTGCCCATAATCACCCTTCCGGTAACCCAGAACCTAGTCTGGCAGATAAACTGGTGACAGAAAAAATCATTGATGCGTGTAATTTAGTCGGTGTTAAGGTTTTGGATCATATTGTCATAGGCAAACAATATTGCGTCTCTTTTATGGAAAGAGGTTGGATTTAA
- the coaBC gene encoding bifunctional phosphopantothenoylcysteine decarboxylase/phosphopantothenate--cysteine ligase CoaBC encodes MAELSGKRLSGKHIVLGISGGIAAYKTAELVRRLRDHGAQVRVVMTPAAEAFITPLTLQAVSGYPVSDNLLDPAAEAAMGHIELAKWADLIILAPATADLLARLSSGMANDLVTTICLASAAPLAVVPAMNQQMYRAQATQHNLNILRERNVLIWGPDEGSQACGDIGPGRMIEPMAIVELATQHLNPVRDLMGLQITITAGPTREALDPVRFITNHSSGKMGFSIAQAAAERGAEVTLIAGPVNLTTPQNVKRIDVTSALEMHEQVQAIAASQHIFISCAAVSDYRFKQISVEKIKKQGDEITYTLVKNPDIVANVAAMEKHRPFVVGFAAETQNVEEYARGKLKQKNLDLICANDVSLAEHGFNSDTNALHLFWHDGSINLPHSGKLQLSHRLLDEIFKRYDEKNRR; translated from the coding sequence ATGGCAGAACTTTCCGGTAAACGGCTTTCTGGTAAGCATATCGTGCTCGGCATCAGTGGAGGTATCGCCGCTTATAAAACAGCAGAGTTAGTACGGCGTTTACGTGATCATGGTGCCCAGGTACGCGTCGTGATGACCCCGGCAGCAGAGGCTTTTATTACCCCATTGACATTACAGGCTGTATCAGGTTATCCGGTTTCTGATAATCTTTTAGATCCGGCAGCGGAAGCAGCGATGGGGCATATTGAGCTGGCAAAATGGGCTGACTTGATTATTCTCGCTCCTGCGACGGCAGATCTGTTAGCTCGGTTAAGTAGTGGTATGGCAAACGATTTAGTCACAACTATCTGTTTAGCTTCAGCAGCCCCCCTGGCGGTCGTTCCTGCAATGAACCAGCAAATGTACCGTGCACAAGCTACCCAACATAACCTCAATATACTGAGAGAACGTAATGTGTTGATTTGGGGACCGGATGAGGGAAGCCAGGCCTGTGGCGATATAGGGCCGGGAAGAATGATTGAACCCATGGCGATTGTTGAACTGGCAACGCAACATTTAAACCCTGTTCGAGATTTAATGGGCCTGCAAATAACAATTACCGCCGGGCCAACTCGTGAAGCCTTAGATCCTGTCCGTTTTATTACCAACCATAGCTCCGGTAAAATGGGATTCTCCATCGCACAGGCAGCCGCAGAACGTGGAGCTGAAGTCACACTGATTGCAGGCCCTGTCAATCTGACTACTCCTCAAAATGTTAAACGTATTGACGTAACCAGCGCATTAGAAATGCACGAGCAAGTGCAGGCAATCGCAGCTTCACAACATATTTTTATCAGCTGTGCTGCCGTCTCTGATTATCGATTCAAACAGATATCAGTTGAAAAAATCAAAAAACAGGGTGATGAAATCACCTATACATTAGTCAAAAATCCTGACATCGTAGCGAATGTTGCGGCAATGGAAAAACATCGTCCCTTTGTCGTTGGATTTGCAGCCGAAACCCAGAATGTGGAAGAATACGCCCGCGGAAAACTCAAGCAGAAGAATCTGGACTTGATTTGCGCGAATGATGTATCTCTGGCTGAACATGGCTTCAACAGTGATACTAATGCATTACATCTGTTCTGGCATGATGGCAGCATTAATTTACCGCACAGTGGTAAATTACAACTCAGCCACCGCTTATTAGACGAGATATTCAAACGCTATGATGAAAAAAATCGACGTTAA
- the rpmG gene encoding 50S ribosomal protein L33 yields the protein MAKGIRDKIKLVSSAGTGHFYTTTKNKRTMPEKLEMKKFDPVVRQHVMYKEAKIK from the coding sequence ATGGCTAAAGGTATTCGCGATAAAATTAAACTGGTTTCTTCTGCTGGTACTGGTCACTTCTATACCACTACGAAGAACAAGCGTACTATGCCTGAAAAGCTGGAAATGAAAAAATTTGATCCAGTTGTTCGTCAGCATGTAATGTACAAAGAAGCTAAAATCAAATAA
- a CDS encoding glycosyltransferase family 4 protein — protein sequence MKIAYIDPYPVPDFRVASLQILQNVDAFARQGHQVCLITPAGQNGVEEILGRKLPPSVELIALRDMRRKWYFPINTQKLFYFQVSRWLQEHQVDAIFTRNIKIANYLLHKHPDIPHFFESHEIFSQSFKESHDLNKRANKRKYSRLRKIEQQVYHRARTVFVLTSLLRDDICTEYRVKTPIIVAPDGVDLLAVEATKMASSGKQYQKGETTQVLYLGSLHRWKGVPTAMKSMCHLNNVVLNIAGGNSTQIEQLKSVAQQIGVSDRVNFLGFVHPKNRFQVIADNDICILPLTKTSIGSRYTSPLKLFEYMAMGKPVVISDLPSIRDAVDENAVSFADSENATSFAQQIQLLIDNPAEIMAKAEHSQRLVAEHFNWDQRAKLIMQVIEKICFDK from the coding sequence ATGAAGATTGCTTATATTGATCCTTATCCTGTACCTGACTTTCGTGTTGCTTCACTGCAAATTTTGCAGAACGTGGATGCTTTTGCCCGTCAGGGTCACCAAGTCTGTCTGATAACACCTGCGGGTCAAAATGGTGTTGAGGAAATCCTTGGTAGAAAGTTACCACCATCTGTTGAATTGATCGCTTTACGTGATATGCGCCGTAAATGGTATTTTCCCATCAATACACAAAAATTATTTTATTTTCAGGTTTCCCGTTGGTTGCAGGAACACCAGGTCGATGCCATTTTTACTCGTAATATTAAAATAGCAAATTATCTCTTGCATAAGCATCCTGATATTCCGCACTTTTTTGAAAGTCATGAAATTTTTTCTCAATCTTTTAAAGAGTCCCATGACTTGAATAAACGAGCTAATAAGCGCAAATATTCCAGGCTCAGAAAAATTGAACAACAGGTTTATCATCGTGCCCGGACTGTTTTTGTTCTGACTTCATTACTACGTGACGATATTTGTACTGAATATAGGGTTAAAACACCGATTATCGTTGCACCTGACGGTGTTGATTTATTAGCAGTTGAAGCAACAAAGATGGCATCTTCAGGCAAGCAATACCAGAAAGGAGAAACAACACAGGTATTGTATCTAGGCAGTTTGCATCGCTGGAAAGGCGTACCTACTGCTATGAAGTCTATGTGTCACCTTAATAATGTTGTATTGAACATTGCAGGTGGAAATAGTACGCAGATTGAACAACTCAAATCTGTAGCTCAACAAATTGGCGTAAGCGATCGGGTTAATTTTCTGGGGTTTGTCCATCCTAAAAACCGTTTCCAAGTTATTGCCGATAATGATATCTGCATCCTGCCATTGACAAAAACCAGTATTGGCAGCCGTTATACTTCCCCTCTTAAACTTTTTGAATATATGGCGATGGGAAAACCGGTTGTTATTTCTGATCTTCCTTCTATTCGTGATGCGGTTGATGAAAACGCAGTCAGCTTTGCAGACAGTGAAAATGCGACAAGTTTCGCACAACAGATTCAGTTACTGATTGATAATCCGGCTGAAATAATGGCTAAAGCAGAACACTCTCAGCGGTTAGTCGCGGAACATTTTAATTGGGATCAACGGGCAAAGTTGATTATGCAAGTGATAGAAAAAATATGTTTTGATAAATGA
- the mutM gene encoding bifunctional DNA-formamidopyrimidine glycosylase/DNA-(apurinic or apyrimidinic site) lyase, giving the protein MPELPEVETSRRGIEPHLAGNVIQYVEVRNSRLRWPVSEQIMKLSDQPVLSVQRRAKYLLLELADGWIIVHLGMSGSLRVLLHETPPAKHDHIDLVMTDGKILRYTDPRRFGAWLWSDALEKCSVLAHLGPEPLSDVFDGSYLYTLSRNKKTAIKPWLMDNKVVVGVGNIYANEALYVSHILPERPAHSLTQEEAYLLADTIKQILRRSIEQGGTTLKDFLQSDGKPGYFAQELFVYGKKGELCPMCGEKIESIKLGQRSTFFCRQCQN; this is encoded by the coding sequence ATGCCGGAATTACCAGAGGTCGAAACCAGTCGCAGGGGAATTGAGCCACATTTGGCTGGTAATGTGATTCAATATGTTGAAGTGAGAAATTCACGTTTGCGCTGGCCTGTTTCTGAACAGATCATGAAATTATCCGATCAGCCAGTGCTCAGTGTACAGCGTCGGGCAAAGTACTTGTTGCTCGAATTGGCTGATGGATGGATCATTGTTCATCTTGGGATGTCCGGTAGCTTACGTGTCTTACTGCATGAAACTCCTCCTGCAAAACACGATCATATCGACCTGGTGATGACAGACGGTAAAATTCTCCGCTACACAGATCCACGGCGTTTCGGAGCCTGGCTATGGAGCGATGCTCTTGAGAAATGTTCTGTACTGGCTCATTTGGGCCCTGAGCCCCTGTCTGATGTATTTGATGGCTCATACCTTTACACTCTTTCGCGTAATAAGAAAACGGCTATTAAACCTTGGTTGATGGATAACAAAGTGGTTGTTGGTGTTGGCAATATTTATGCCAATGAAGCTTTGTATGTTTCTCATATTTTGCCTGAACGCCCTGCGCATTCCCTGACACAGGAAGAGGCTTATCTATTAGCAGATACGATAAAGCAGATTTTACGTCGTTCTATTGAACAGGGGGGAACTACGCTGAAAGACTTTCTGCAATCCGATGGAAAACCAGGGTATTTCGCGCAGGAATTATTTGTTTATGGCAAGAAAGGCGAGCTTTGTCCAATGTGTGGAGAAAAAATAGAGAGTATAAAATTAGGGCAGCGCAGTACATTTTTTTGCCGGCAGTGCCAGAATTAA
- a CDS encoding glycosyltransferase family 4 protein encodes MTRKTLNILHTESSRGWGGQEIRILTESQGMMRRGHHVVIVCCPTSTLYREAHHYGVPVVALPIEKKRLPCFTAMRRWLKAEGHRFDIINTHSSTDSWLVAAACSTLRGMPPIVRTRHVSTNVSTSIATRWLYLKSCQHIVTTGEKLRQYLHTNNGYPLSHMTSVPTGIDLTRFQPENKQQCRQRIGIADKPTLGIVATMRTWKGHRYLLDSWKILHQRYPDWQLLFVGDGPQRKNLEPRVKQEGLADSVIFLGNRQDVPDCLNAMDIFALPSFGNEGVPQGIMQAMACGLPVVSTSVGAISEAVIDGETGYIIEPKCVEQLTEKLDLLMRNADVRLQMGNASLNRAIRLFGMDNMLDKMESIFVVSDSC; translated from the coding sequence ATGACTAGAAAGACCTTGAACATCTTACATACGGAATCGTCGCGTGGTTGGGGAGGGCAAGAGATCCGTATTCTGACGGAATCTCAGGGGATGATGCGTCGTGGGCATCATGTTGTTATCGTTTGTTGCCCAACTTCGACACTTTATCGTGAAGCTCACCATTATGGTGTTCCTGTCGTTGCGTTGCCAATTGAAAAAAAGCGCCTTCCATGCTTTACAGCAATGCGCCGTTGGTTGAAGGCTGAAGGCCATCGGTTTGACATCATTAATACCCACAGTTCTACTGATTCTTGGCTGGTGGCTGCGGCATGTTCCACATTAAGAGGAATGCCACCAATAGTCCGAACCCGCCATGTTTCCACTAATGTTTCAACCTCCATAGCGACCCGTTGGCTCTATTTGAAATCCTGCCAGCATATTGTCACAACAGGGGAAAAGTTACGCCAATATCTACATACGAATAATGGCTATCCATTATCTCATATGACATCTGTACCGACAGGTATCGACTTGACACGTTTTCAGCCTGAAAACAAACAACAGTGCCGCCAGCGTATTGGAATTGCAGATAAACCGACGCTAGGTATTGTGGCAACAATGAGAACCTGGAAAGGACATCGTTATTTGTTGGATAGCTGGAAAATACTTCATCAACGCTATCCTGATTGGCAATTACTGTTTGTTGGGGATGGCCCACAACGAAAAAATCTTGAACCCAGGGTTAAACAAGAAGGGCTGGCGGATAGTGTCATTTTTCTTGGTAATCGTCAGGATGTTCCGGACTGTTTAAATGCGATGGATATTTTTGCACTGCCTTCGTTTGGAAATGAGGGGGTTCCACAAGGTATCATGCAGGCAATGGCGTGCGGATTACCAGTGGTTTCTACATCAGTGGGCGCTATCTCTGAAGCTGTGATTGACGGTGAGACAGGCTATATTATTGAACCTAAATGTGTTGAACAGCTAACTGAGAAATTAGATCTGTTAATGAGAAATGCAGATGTACGTTTGCAGATGGGAAATGCTTCACTTAACCGAGCCATACGTTTATTCGGTATGGATAATATGTTAGATAAAATGGAGTCTATTTTTGTTGTCAGTGACAGTTGTTAG
- the coaD gene encoding pantetheine-phosphate adenylyltransferase: MKKKAIYPGTFDPITYGHLDIVTRAANMFDHVLLAIASSDRKNPMFNLEERVALAKEVTAHLDNVEVAGFSELMANFAKKQQATILIRGVRSVSDFEYEWQLANMNRHFMSELESVFLLPSQSLSFVSSSLIKDVARHDGNVSSFLPEPVALAMLKKLGK, translated from the coding sequence ATGAAAAAAAAAGCAATTTACCCCGGTACTTTTGATCCTATTACCTATGGTCATCTCGATATAGTGACCCGTGCCGCAAATATGTTTGATCATGTTTTACTTGCCATCGCCAGTAGTGACAGAAAAAACCCTATGTTCAACCTTGAAGAACGTGTCGCATTAGCAAAAGAAGTCACTGCTCATTTGGATAATGTTGAGGTTGCAGGATTCAGTGAGTTGATGGCTAATTTTGCTAAAAAACAACAGGCGACGATCTTAATTCGTGGGGTACGTTCAGTTTCTGATTTTGAATATGAGTGGCAACTCGCCAATATGAATCGACATTTTATGTCTGAGCTGGAAAGCGTCTTCCTGTTGCCTTCTCAAAGTCTGTCCTTTGTTTCATCATCCTTAATCAAAGATGTTGCTCGCCATGACGGTAATGTTTCATCATTCCTGCCAGAGCCTGTTGCTCTGGCAATGTTAAAGAAATTAGGTAAATAA
- a CDS encoding glycosyltransferase family 4 protein, protein MKIGFIDVTVTMSYGGIQTAVWELAKALTDAGHEIHIFGGTGDIRPELGDRDIRVHTFPFIPRERVINIGRRFQRIVERYSFARHARETVIAENFDWVILTKPFDFFWPRTMPANSHTKFCYMSGGTSFFKGDRILGKKISAWVACSHFNAWQIQHHFKQFPGVIYNGVDIDKFKPANSDVRNRLRIHENTFLLTFAGRLVGWKGMKIAVDAMALLRDKDVKLLIIGAGEELKRLEKKAAELKLGQSIIFHPPVGHDQLPEFYAAGDAGIFPSIGDEAFGITIAEAMACERPVIASYIGGIPEVVGNENQSGILVTPGNAAAIAGAVNHLLSLPDRGKEMGKHARQRIETMYTWKHSAGRLLDTIKKS, encoded by the coding sequence ATGAAAATAGGGTTTATTGATGTCACCGTTACCATGTCCTATGGTGGTATTCAAACGGCGGTCTGGGAGCTGGCTAAAGCTTTGACAGATGCAGGACATGAGATCCATATTTTCGGCGGAACAGGTGATATCAGACCTGAGTTGGGAGATCGGGATATTCGTGTTCATACTTTCCCATTTATCCCCAGAGAACGAGTAATCAATATTGGTCGCCGTTTTCAACGTATTGTTGAACGCTACTCATTTGCCCGTCATGCCCGTGAAACAGTTATTGCTGAAAATTTTGATTGGGTGATATTGACTAAGCCTTTTGATTTTTTCTGGCCCAGAACGATGCCAGCCAACTCCCATACTAAGTTTTGCTATATGAGTGGGGGGACCAGCTTTTTTAAAGGTGACAGAATATTAGGGAAAAAAATATCGGCATGGGTTGCTTGCAGCCATTTTAATGCCTGGCAGATCCAGCATCATTTCAAACAATTTCCAGGTGTTATCTATAATGGTGTAGATATTGATAAGTTCAAACCTGCCAATTCTGATGTCCGGAACAGGCTGAGGATTCATGAAAATACGTTTTTACTGACTTTTGCTGGTAGGCTAGTCGGATGGAAAGGCATGAAAATTGCTGTTGATGCGATGGCCTTGTTACGTGATAAGGATGTAAAACTGTTAATTATTGGCGCAGGTGAAGAACTAAAGCGGCTTGAAAAAAAAGCTGCGGAATTGAAGTTAGGCCAATCAATTATTTTTCATCCTCCTGTTGGTCATGATCAGTTACCTGAGTTTTATGCTGCCGGGGATGCCGGGATCTTCCCAAGCATTGGTGATGAGGCATTTGGTATTACCATTGCGGAAGCAATGGCATGTGAGCGACCTGTCATTGCCAGTTATATTGGTGGTATACCAGAAGTGGTAGGGAATGAGAATCAGTCCGGCATTCTGGTGACGCCCGGTAATGCAGCGGCTATTGCCGGAGCTGTTAATCATCTCTTGTCTTTACCAGACAGAGGAAAAGAAATGGGTAAACATGCTCGCCAGAGAATTGAAACTATGTATACCTGGAAGCATTCGGCAGGCCGTTTATTGGATACTATAAAAAAGTCATGA
- the rfaL gene encoding O-antigen ligase RfaL — MLLDIRNRLNIIENKKSLWNLSIIGLYIILVYLPDITRYKNLVMILICITALCYLVKDFRQVVNSLRNSLCLSILLFILAMFYSIGISIDPALSFKEMNKPILNGLLLFSFTLPIVLYQESKQHIAKMILIAFIIGMLAISLTDIAKYIIDYYSTGEMPFSNFNHREFSYGFIFYFPVLLCTWALWKKHSLLSWLLLIIASAISLFLLLGTLSRGAWVAIVAATVFIIAINREWKITIAAAICLGLLAGITHWSAASNPATKLLFYKLTQTDSSHRYSNGVQGSAWQLIMENPVKGYGFGNKVYHQVYNSRVADYPDWTYRTSIGPHNVFLSLWFAGGILGLITTLLMTFSAIFTGSQIIRQNSGIIRQAGIIILTAFIGIFVVRGMFENAYVNEIGILLGLMIALYSAQKETRIEQKNY, encoded by the coding sequence ATGCTTCTTGATATCAGAAATAGGCTAAACATAATCGAAAATAAAAAGTCCCTGTGGAACTTATCTATTATTGGACTATATATTATTCTTGTTTATCTGCCAGATATAACAAGATATAAAAATCTTGTCATGATCCTCATCTGCATAACAGCACTGTGTTATCTGGTAAAGGATTTTCGCCAGGTAGTAAACTCACTACGAAATTCGCTTTGCTTATCCATTTTGCTGTTTATATTAGCAATGTTCTACTCTATTGGAATTTCCATTGATCCTGCATTGAGTTTCAAAGAGATGAACAAGCCTATTTTAAATGGCCTGCTGCTGTTCAGTTTCACACTTCCGATTGTGCTTTATCAGGAAAGTAAACAGCACATTGCAAAAATGATCCTGATTGCATTTATTATTGGTATGTTAGCTATTTCACTGACAGATATTGCGAAATACATTATTGATTACTATTCAACCGGTGAAATGCCATTTAGTAATTTTAATCACCGGGAGTTTTCATACGGATTTATTTTCTATTTCCCGGTATTGTTATGTACTTGGGCATTATGGAAAAAACATTCTTTACTGAGCTGGTTATTGTTGATTATCGCTTCAGCCATCAGCCTATTCTTACTACTTGGAACACTTTCTCGTGGAGCCTGGGTTGCCATCGTAGCAGCTACAGTATTTATTATTGCAATTAATAGAGAGTGGAAAATCACCATTGCTGCTGCAATATGTCTGGGATTATTGGCCGGGATCACTCATTGGTCGGCGGCATCGAATCCTGCCACAAAACTACTTTTTTATAAACTCACCCAAACTGATAGCAGTCACCGTTATAGTAATGGAGTGCAAGGCTCTGCGTGGCAGTTGATTATGGAAAACCCTGTCAAAGGTTATGGTTTCGGTAATAAGGTATATCACCAAGTCTATAATAGTCGTGTTGCCGATTATCCTGACTGGACATACAGAACTTCCATTGGACCACATAATGTATTTTTATCGCTTTGGTTTGCTGGTGGCATCCTGGGCCTGATAACCACACTATTAATGACATTCTCAGCAATATTTACCGGAAGCCAAATCATACGTCAAAATAGTGGCATAATCCGACAAGCAGGTATCATTATTCTTACCGCATTTATTGGTATTTTCGTCGTCAGGGGAATGTTTGAAAATGCTTATGTTAATGAAATAGGTATCTTATTGGGATTAATGATCGCTCTATACAGTGCCCAAAAAGAAACCAGAATAGAACAGAAAAACTACTAA
- a CDS encoding glycosyltransferase family 9 protein, whose product MQPKNILIINIARFGDTLLVTPVIRALKLNWPEANIDVLAHKRTKEILENISEINSISAFSKGKAKWAGWFSRRSYDLALVYSHDKPFLQYARRKANRVVCFSDTSRKTPNELFVEKPQKLMQAQQERALLANALEIEIHDWRLQYCVSQNEAEYASSFLRHHGLEDKLRIGFQLQSFPAKAYRDWPVESFYELARRIYAHYPAAHILLLGSQDGAVAAERLSEMLGVQRCTSLAGKTTMRQNAAIMSQLNLYVGVDTGTTHLAGALGIPMVAMYHSFHPGRFLAPQQHEKLAVIEHPIDYQQATRQDNMSDISVEQVWYSVKNILEAQ is encoded by the coding sequence ATGCAACCTAAAAATATTTTGATTATCAATATTGCGCGTTTTGGCGATACTTTACTTGTAACACCAGTGATTCGGGCTTTAAAGTTAAACTGGCCAGAAGCCAATATTGATGTATTGGCGCATAAAAGAACAAAAGAGATCCTTGAGAATATTAGTGAAATCAATTCAATAAGCGCTTTTTCAAAAGGAAAAGCGAAATGGGCTGGTTGGTTTTCTCGTCGTAGTTATGATTTGGCATTAGTATATAGTCATGATAAACCTTTCCTACAATATGCCAGACGAAAAGCAAATAGGGTTGTTTGCTTTTCTGATACATCCCGCAAAACCCCAAATGAATTGTTTGTAGAAAAACCCCAAAAACTTATGCAGGCTCAGCAGGAAAGGGCGTTGTTAGCCAATGCGTTAGAGATTGAAATTCATGACTGGCGGTTGCAGTATTGTGTGAGCCAAAATGAAGCAGAATATGCGAGTTCTTTTCTCCGGCATCATGGGTTGGAAGATAAACTAAGGATTGGCTTTCAATTACAGAGTTTTCCTGCGAAAGCTTACCGTGATTGGCCAGTAGAATCTTTTTATGAATTAGCCCGGCGTATTTATGCTCACTATCCTGCTGCCCACATTTTACTGTTGGGTAGCCAGGATGGGGCAGTAGCTGCGGAAAGATTATCTGAAATGTTGGGAGTACAGAGATGTACATCTCTGGCGGGTAAAACGACGATGCGCCAAAATGCGGCGATTATGAGCCAACTTAATTTGTACGTCGGTGTTGATACCGGGACGACACATTTGGCAGGAGCATTGGGGATCCCAATGGTTGCCATGTACCATAGTTTTCATCCTGGTCGTTTTCTTGCTCCACAACAACATGAGAAATTGGCTGTGATTGAACATCCAATAGATTATCAACAGGCAACCCGTCAAGATAACATGTCAGATATATCAGTGGAACAAGTCTGGTATTCAGTGAAAAATATACTAGAAGCTCAATAA
- a CDS encoding glycosyltransferase family 2 protein produces MSTRKRLSVVMIAKNAADLIGDCLLSVGWADEIIVLDSGSTDATCQIAKEMGAKVYTNTQWPGFGPQRQLAQSYASGDYIFMIDTDERVTPELRASIEQVLENPDDNKVYACARLNLFMSRFMKHSGWYPDKVIRLYCRERYQYNDNQVHESLDTRGGRIMTLKGDLRHLTCRNLMEFQQKQLNYAKDWAKHRYGQGKTTRYSSIISHTLGAFFKTWLLRAGFLDGKQGLMLAIVNAQYTFNKYAALWELTQAESQRQ; encoded by the coding sequence ATGAGCACGAGAAAACGTCTGTCCGTCGTCATGATTGCCAAAAATGCCGCCGACTTGATTGGTGATTGCCTGTTATCTGTCGGCTGGGCAGATGAAATTATCGTTCTGGACTCTGGTAGTACTGATGCAACTTGTCAAATAGCCAAAGAAATGGGAGCCAAAGTTTACACTAATACTCAATGGCCTGGTTTTGGCCCTCAGCGGCAACTCGCACAGTCTTATGCCAGTGGTGATTACATTTTCATGATTGATACAGATGAACGAGTCACTCCTGAGTTAAGGGCTTCAATCGAACAAGTTCTGGAAAATCCCGACGATAATAAAGTCTATGCCTGCGCGCGTCTTAATCTATTCATGAGCCGGTTTATGAAACACAGTGGCTGGTATCCTGATAAAGTTATTCGTCTCTATTGCCGTGAACGTTATCAATATAACGATAATCAGGTTCATGAATCACTGGATACCCGAGGCGGGCGTATCATGACATTGAAAGGTGATTTACGTCATTTAACTTGCCGCAATCTGATGGAATTCCAGCAGAAGCAATTGAATTATGCGAAAGATTGGGCCAAACATCGCTACGGGCAGGGTAAAACAACCCGTTATTCTTCCATTATCAGCCATACATTGGGAGCATTTTTCAAAACGTGGCTGTTAAGAGCGGGTTTCCTTGATGGTAAACAGGGGTTAATGTTAGCGATTGTCAATGCTCAATACACATTCAATAAATATGCAGCACTCTGGGAGCTGACCCAAGCAGAGAGTCAAAGACAATGA
- the rpmB gene encoding 50S ribosomal protein L28, producing MSRVCQVTGKRPVSGNNRSHALNATKRRFLPNLHSHRFWVESEKRFVTLRVSAKGMRVIDKKGIDTVLAELRARGEKY from the coding sequence ATGTCCCGAGTCTGCCAAGTTACTGGCAAGCGTCCTGTGAGTGGTAACAACCGCTCTCACGCATTAAATGCGACCAAGCGTCGTTTTCTGCCTAACCTGCACTCTCACCGTTTCTGGGTTGAGTCTGAGAAGCGTTTTGTAACTCTGCGTGTATCTGCTAAAGGTATGCGTGTGATTGACAAAAAGGGTATCGACACAGTTCTTGCTGAACTGCGTGCCCGCGGTGAGAAATACTAA